DNA from Drosophila suzukii chromosome 2R, CBGP_Dsuzu_IsoJpt1.0, whole genome shotgun sequence:
ACAAAGTTTACTAAATAATATAAAGAGATTCCAACAATACTGTTATAAAGATTATAGCCCTGCAGAAATGTCTTATATTCAGTGCTAGCAAAATTGAGATAGTTATTTTAGGGTTTGGTTTTCTGATTTCTGGtttgttttgaatttggtTAAAACCAGTTCCTAAAGTTCCTAAATGCACTTAAATatagatacaaaattccaAAGATTCTGTGTTAGAAATTATAGCCGTGCATGAATATAATGAACATAATAATCCAGAAAATGTTGTTTTTTGATTACTTGGAAATAAAATACTTCTAGTTCgatttagttttttgaatGGTTTGATTATACTAGAAATTTACCCAAACTCTCCCCTAAAAGTATACCTATTCAAGTAAGAgcttttaattttcttattgaGGGGATTAAATTCTACTAAATGCTGAATAAGATAAAGTTCTAAAGTTCTGTGACCCCCAGATTACATATAAATCTACCTTTTgattggaaaatattttaaaaaaatatatatttaagtacTCACCAATCGATCCATGCGATTTGTCTCGCGTAAAATGCGCTGTGATTCAGCTCTATAGTTGGTGAAAATATCAGCAATGTCTGTTCCAATAAAAAGGTTGAATGCATCCAAAATGTAGCTGAGTATTACATACACTCTCATTGCCACACTTGAATCGATGGATTTCGGGGCAGCCAGTATCTGGAATATCTCGTAGCCGTAGGTAATTTGGAACCAACTTTTGCAGGCCAGAACGCACACCGAAATATATCCAAATTCAAAATTAACCTGGTCGCTTAGCAACAGAAGTTTTGAATAGAGTTTGAAGCAGTGCAGCGTTTTCTTTAAGCGATTTCTCTGTCTTGATCTGGTTAAAATCAGTGCCATTTGCTCATTTAAAAGCTTTTGAATGCGACTTATTTGCCAAAGAAAAACGTAAAGTACTAGAACAGCTGCCAAAAGCATATTGTAGACCAGCCAACAAGATACCAAATTCAGATAAAAATGAGATGGTAAAAGTCTCTTCAGATAAATCGGATAAAATAGATGGATGCGAAGCAGGGTTATCGAAACGAATGTGATTTTCATGTAAAATCGGTATTTCAAAAGAGATCCGCTTGGTTTTCCAGTAAAATATCTCTGCTCCATCTTGATTAGCCCATTGGCCAATTTTCTTATGCCCTGGGTTTTTTCCCAACAGAACTGCATGCAGAAAGCTGAAGTTCCACCCATGGTGAGAACAATTACACAAATCCTCACATTACCGGCGGTCATATAAAGCATCCATCCCAGAGCCAAAACACAGAGAATGTGGTGTATCAGGCAGTATATCTTCAGCTCCCAGGTGCCACTAAATCCATTCTTCTTCGTATTAAAATAGTAAGTATTTAGCCCATTGAGAGCCGTAAACTTTGTGATTAAACTATAAATTTGCGAGCTAGTTGGTCCCATCTTGAAAACTGGCTATTTGCATTCGGTCCCCGGTCACTTTATAGGCTTTTTAGGTCAGGCCAATTAGGTCCGTATATATAGTTTTGCCATTCATCACATGGGGAGCGATAAATAGGTCATTAGGGAGTCGTTAGTTGGCGCTGAAAAATTGTTCTCACATTATCGCTCATTTAACAGGATACGGGTAATCAATTAAAGGACATCAAAGTCATGGTTCACTTGAATGAAGAGTGTGTTACTTTCGAATATACACTTGATTAAAGTGACAGATGTACTTGTGACTCCAGttgaaatgaaaatacccTCCGCAAAGGCATTCAATAGATGAAAAGCCAGCGACAGATATGATTTTCAATATGGATAAATCAAATACAGAGTGGAGGCGGCCGAGAAAGCCCAATAACGTGGCACACAAAGACCTTTTGTGTGGCAAACTATAATAAAAGTATGGATGCATATATATAAAGGTCCTCGGGGGCAGCTCCTCGGTTGCTCCATGCTCTCCTGTTGGGCAATCAATACTGCTTTTTAATGAAGAAATAAAAGCGGAATGTCCACTTGTGTTGTTCGGACACTGTCGTAAAAattgtctacatttttattacgTATCTTTTGCTGGTTGGGGCAAGTCAGGCCAGGCCAAGCACCGTGAAAAGATTGTATCCTGTCTGCCATCCGTCTGTGGGTTCCTCCCCGGGTGTGCCCTCTacatatatatctatatatatatggtatGTGTATAGTATATCTCCCACTCGCCAGGCTAATGGTCTCCAGGAATAAAGGCACGCACCAGCGCCTAAACGCGTGCTGAGCTGGAAAATATTCTCTTTTGTGGTTGGGAAAACCACCTAAGCCACCACCGTTCCGAATTTTCCACCAGCGACAAGTGTTTATTTTGGCATTTTTCAGgggcttttttgttttgtttccctcctcttgttttttttttagcctGGTCAGCGTTTGACAACGCACTCAACCCGATAGAAGAGCCTGGCGAAACCTCAATCCCTCAGCAGAGGGAGGTCCTTTGTTGGCCTAATGATTATTGCTTTTCCTTCGCTTTTTTCGATTCCTGCATCGGTATTGTTCGcctttccgaaaatgtagcaCATTGTGCGCCTTCGCTTTTTTTTACGACTTTTTTCAATGGACGTGAAAATACTTTGTTGGGGGGGAGAAATCGGAAGCCTGTCCTCGGTCTGAAGGGgattttatgttatttaaatGATTTGCTAATTTGGAAGAGCTTATGGGTTCCCCACTAAAGCGCTTTATAAACAATCCTAATTGGGAGATCCTAAAGCTCTCGAAATTTAATAGAATATtaatcaaaattatttatttcgacATTCTGAATAAATATAATAGTTTTATAGTAACagtttattattgttattaataGCTTCTagcaaaaacttttttaaaatgtatttatatatttttatatcaCCTAGTTAGTATATCTCTTTGATGGCATACCGTCTTGCACTCTAAAAACAATCCTAATTAGGAGGTCCCAAAGCTCtagaaatttaattgaaaatatttatttcggCATTCagaattaaatattataatttaatagTCACAGCTTACTATAATTATTTATAGTTTCAAgcaaaaactttttaaaaatgtaaatacaTACAGGTCCTAAAGCTCTCgtaattaaattgaaattatttatttcaacatacagaattaaatattataatttaatagtcacagtttattataattatctATAGTTTCTAgcaaaaactttttaaaaatgtatatacatatttttaaaccaCCTAATTAGCATATCTCTTTGATTTCATACCGTCTGGTTCTTCGAGTTCTCTTAGGTCTTCTAGTTTCTCTGGTAGATGGTAAACCACCTCTTGTTGTGGTCTGGTATTGCTCAGTTGTTCTTTTAATTTCAGCCTGTGTTGTTGCACAAGTGGTTAAACGTCCTGACTTGGCGGCTGTTTTTAGGTTTATGGGcttgggtttgggtttgggaGTAGGTTTGGGTTTCACTTTGGTCCTGCGATTTAGGCAATTCTCCTCACATTGCTTCTTTGAGTAACCGTCAATGCAATGAAGGGCCTCCTTGCATTTACCATCTCTAAGGACCCAGAGTGATCGCAGGGGATCGCACATTACTCGATGTCTAATTACCACCACACCCATAGTACAGTAGTTAACCCCTGAAATTGAGAGAGATATAGTACTTATACTCATATACAGTAAAATTCTTTACTTACCTGGTCGTTTTATTACAAGATGAGCCAAAACTATAGAAATTAAACCCAAAAAAACAACTGTGATGTTTCTCATAGTAATTTTAACTGACTGAATGGAGGTATATTTTCTTTCTGTTATTATAATAGGCATAACATTTCAATTGGTGAAGcttttaaataactttttatttaatgtGGAGCAAATTTACTCTTAACTGCAATATAAAAGGCAATTTGGCATGGGAAATACACAGTTTTAGGCAGCTGAGTTTCCAAAGGCCCAGGGATTATTAATTGttggattttattttaattttcagtGCCATGTGGATGAGTAAATGGGCAGTGACAAACGTCATTAGTACTAATAGGGGTATTGTCATACAAATACATCCGATTATGAACAGCCATTTATGACAAGGAACTTACTTtctcttttatttattttccttgGCTATCTTTTTGTGTAATTTGCTTTAGAGCTTCGTCATTCTGGGCTATAATAAATGTTTAGGATTATATGTGCAGCTGGGtggcatttaaatattctttttatttaagttGATCCTTTAAAGAGAACATAATTGGACAAACAAAACTGAAATTCAACAGAAAGtagatttaataaatttaataactaTACTGTTTAAGCTTAATGAATAGAAAGTGAGTGTCTGATAGTTGAAATTTATTAAAGCATGTATGTATTAGAAGCATTTTTggattttagaattttaaatttaattttcctaTTTAAAGTACATACTTTTAATATTAGCCAAATCAAACGGTCTAGCAAAACCAGCTAATGATATTGCAGAGTTTTCGTTTATATCCCACTTCAGTGCCACCCACAGCCCCCTTATTTTCTGTTGGCTTTTATAATTAAGTTTCGGGTACGCAATCATTTAGAGTGTTTGGAGTATTGAGGCAGACGACGCGACAATGTCTCCAGACCAAAacaaatttatgcaaatttcgattaatttatttttgacacAAGCGGGAGCATTCATTCCACGAGGCTCATTAAGCAGGGAATTCGCTGGCTAATTGAACGGAAATCTCGGGCTGATGACAAGAGAATCGGTTGATTACCGGCAAATATGTATTTGCCAAACCAGCTGATTGCAGCCgatcaatcaatcaatttgCCAACCGAATTTGCCTTGGCCTCGGGCCAATCCATAAGAAATCTCAAAATAATGAGCGGACCTACAGCTTTAAACTCTTTTGGAAATCGGGGCTTACCCACAGAACTTCCGCCATTTCCTGCCTTTTCCAAGGACATTGTGCCGCATTTTCGAAGGGACATTCTCTTGGCCAGAATGCGGTTCATATTTCAATTTCCGGAATGGTAGTAGCATTTCAGCTTTTTAGCTTTGAGTCCTCAGTTTGCGGACAGTTGCCAGTTTGTTGCTGCCTTCTGTCAGTTGGAAAGTTATCCACATTTTTTGTTCAAAAATGCCATTTCACTTGAAATTTGATTGATACTACGGAAGTTGGTTTGCGCCCTCGAGCGTGTGGCTCTTTATTTGATTTAGTTTTGCCATTAGTTTGCTTTTGTAATCTCGGGATTGTTGGGATTAAATGTGAGGTTTTTCCTTAAGCTGTTGGAATTATATGCTGCAGAGTGAAacttaattattaatttgttcCTTTTGTTAGTTTAGTCATCTTggggatttattttaatttgatatCTTAAATCATTAAGAATTGTTGGATTTTCTATCTCTCAAAAAGTCATTAAATTagtttattttgaaaattaaatagTTGGAAATTTCAATTCATTTGGCACAAGGGCACTTTGCAAAATTATTCTATTATTCCTTGGCTTTTTGTTAATCAGCCCATAAATAATTCACCATGTATGCATTTATTTATGCCTTTGTCTGCTGTTTGTGTCCGCTTCAAGTATAGAAAGCTCCCTCAAACACCCacaaaaaacataaattataTCTGTAAATTCGCTGTGCTTTTACCATATGCCTCACAATAACTCATGCTTTTGATGACTATAAAAACTGCAATCGACCAACAACCAATATGAAATGCTTAACAAAAttactaaaaatatttgtgcaaacccaaaaaaaccaaacaaaaccAACAATTAAAACGCCCTCGACAACAATAATCGAAAAATTGTGCACAATAACGTGGCGAAATTCGACGGAAAATCAACCCgctaaaacaaacaaacattGGAACTGCAATTGAAATTATTTCGGCAATCAACTCGTCATAACACCCAAAAAACACCCACCCAAAAAACACCCAAAAAACCGAACCACCACCCCCCGCAGAATGTCAATGTTCTTCTTTCGATTGCATAACCTGCAGCGCGCCGAGGAAAACAAGCGCAAGAAGCGCGTGGAGCAGCAGCGccagcagcggcagcggagGGGGGCCAAGGTCTTCAAGTGTGTCAGCGACTCCACCGGCCACCTGACCCTGGCCCCCTCGCGCCTCTTCGAGCGCACGCCCATGAGTCCGTCGGACAGTCTGGACGAGATCGCGCTGCAGATCCCCAGGTGAGTGGTTAGCGGGGGACCCAAAGGGGTCAATCAATGCTTGTGGAGAAACGTCCTCTCTTAGGATTTGTAATATCATAACATGATGTTATGAACTCAATAGAACCACTTTCTTTTGCATATAGCAAAAAATAGTAATACAaacttaataataatattaatattattattgttggATTTTAGCTTACTCATGTTTAGTAACAACATTCACTTCCTCAGCTGTTACCTGAGCTATGACATTCAACTGTTTGAACAATATTGTTATAAATACACCTAGTAAATAaggcatttattttaatcaacTGACTTTAATTTAGGTAATAATACTAACCAGTATTaactatatatttatatatatatttatatatttactaactatatatttaaagacAACAAATGGGTTTAAGTCCATATGGTATGCTGTATGACTTTGAATCTTTTTTTAGTCAATTGTATTTGTTATTCTATGTGTATGTGCAAGTCACATTGTGTTTTGTTCTAGTAGTGCCAATAATTATTGGCCTTAGGACCTACATTAACCAAGGTTGAAGAGGGTATGAGTATTACTAGTTATTGTTAGAGCCCTTTTCTTATGTGTGGAGCTTCCATGTAGAGAATTCTGACGATTTAATTTAGTAAGCTGGTGTAATTGAATGAGTTAgttaaataagaaaaatacGTCAACCATCAAAAAAGTTATTCTTAGTACCAAGGATATTTGGAGTGGATGTACAACTACGGGGTCAAATTTCCCGTACGCATATTTAACTAAGAGGAGGCTTAAAACTCCCAATTTCCATACATTTCATGGGTTGTATACCTTTAGCTTAACATGAGGATGAGATTAtttaaatagtttatttttagcaTCTTTCTCAGGTGTTTAAAGTTCCAAAACGCCAAAAACGGTCACCcaagtcttttaaaaaaagaaaacaatggGGGGATTCCGTGGCTAACCTCACCTTTTTGGTTTTGTCTGCTGCTGAGTGACATAGAAGAACCTTTGCAAACTTGGGGAGGATTTCGCTTGTGTGGTTTGGCCTGGGTGTAAATAAGCCAAATACAATTCTGCAAGTCACTTTGGATAAATGTGGTGATGTCAAGGGATGTCTTGAAATGAAACAACTTTTAGATTGGAAGGAACTATAATTGTAGAGCGATTTAGAATAATTAGAATCTTAAAATGAAATACCAATGTCTACAGTGGAAGAATCTGTACTTCCTTGATAGAAACACTCTGTAATAAGGTTTTTAGCAAATTTACGATTTATTGAAATTCAGAATTTCTTTCAAAATGACCCCAAAGCAGGCTGCCCCATTCGTTCTATCTCTTTCAATCTATCAACAACTtcaaagtttaaaattttaagtcTTCAAAATTGCTCTATATCTATATTTTTAACCGGATTAGCTTGTTTTATACTCCCTGAAATGCGGATGCTTTGCGACAGACTTTCGGCCCTGACCGCGGGCGCTATGGTCGGTGTCTGGTACGCCAAGAATTTCCCCTGTGAAAAGTCCAAGGGGGGAGGGGACCACTCAAAGCCCAAGGACAAAGGCAAGGACAGGGCGATGGTC
Protein-coding regions in this window:
- the Gr47a gene encoding uncharacterized protein Gr47a — protein: MGPTSSQIYSLITKFTALNGLNTYYFNTKKNGFSGTWELKIYCLIHHILCVLALGWMLYMTAGNVRICVIVLTMGGTSAFCMQFCWEKTQGIRKLANGLIKMEQRYFTGKPSGSLLKYRFYMKITFVSITLLRIHLFYPIYLKRLLPSHFYLNLVSCWLVYNMLLAAVLVLYVFLWQISRIQKLLNEQMALILTRSRQRNRLKKTLHCFKLYSKLLLLSDQVNFEFGYISVCVLACKSWFQITYGYEIFQILAAPKSIDSSVAMRVYVILSYILDAFNLFIGTDIADIFTNYRAESQRILRETNRMDRLVSMFTLKLALYPKQVVFLNVFTLDRKLTLALMAKSTLYTICWLQGDYNKLKA
- the LOC108008098 gene encoding uncharacterized protein, which produces MRNITVVFLGLISIVLAHLVIKRPGVNYCTMGVVVIRHRVMCDPLRSLWVLRDGKCKEALHCIDGYSKKQCEENCLNRRTKVKPKPTPKPKPKPINLKTAAKSGRLTTCATTQAEIKRTTEQYQTTTRGGLPSTRETRRPKRTRRTRRYEIKEIC